From Methanobacterium veterum, the proteins below share one genomic window:
- a CDS encoding PAS domain S-box protein, with product MNKKDYIFKEIFDKSPIGIFCYDKKGKIINANPTALKIAGIDAIDNFKKVNLFDNPDIASKKSELLEKGLIKFQSQLNYDDIKNKGFYVPTRSGTAFIDWTVSVTGSNFLVQIQDITEHEKAEKEFKKEQELLNAIIDTIPVMISIYDPEIEVLKINKETEKITGWTQEDMNHIDLMTELYPDPDYRREVEEYMQSLTPGWKELIMNTKDGSKVDSLWANVNISDGRNVGIGLDIRDRKKSEEDLKRHAALLDISYEAIFSWSFEEGILSWNRGAERLYGYNKEESVGKISHNLLKTKFPVEFGEFIKKLADEKMWTGELIHTTKEGNEIIVESRQQLIQDASGKKVVIETNRDITGRKKSENKNKYLINELQKFTEELETSNEELHAAAKELHTANEELKQSQKLMQDTINGYPSIIFVKDLEGRFININNKLEDLLGVSNEELIGKTDYDLFPTEEAEYYRAHDRKVLEEGRVITIEEETDLTDGHHIFLANKFPIYDIDGNPYGVGSISTDITEIKKYEMQINRQNKLLNGINKVFQQSLICETVEEVVEKCLEVAEELTGSDFSFIGEVNENRRLDDRAVSPPGWDACTADPKKARKLLSNMEIVSYWGRTVKEGKSQIVNDPDSDPDKRGIPEGHPPIKSFLGVPLKQGNKTIGLIALANKEGGYTEEDKDNIETLSVAFVEALKRKQAEVELKDTLEHLEEQVEECALKLEDAYETLKEKEIKYRSLYENAPVGIFHSTLDGKYIDVNPELAKLLGYDSPEDLVSTANKSSIADVIYVNKDLRPGFLESALKADTWFKTENLYRRKDGEVIIGDLSFRGFGKDKDENPLLEGFMTDITDRKRSEEKLKEIISELERSNKELQSFAYITSHDLQEPLRTIASYAQLIERRYKGKLDSDADEFIEFMVDGSRRMKQMIQGLLDYSRVGTLGHEFTEFDAEDALNYALSNLGSAISEVDAEITDDELPVIFADKDQIVRIFQNLIGNAIKFSSDGVQPKIHISSHKKDNEYVFSVSDNGIGLEKQYSDQIFEVFKRLHSIGEYKGAGIGLAIVKRIIDRHGGRVWVESEPCVGSTFYFTIPTEKN from the coding sequence TTGAATAAAAAAGACTATATATTCAAAGAAATATTTGATAAGTCCCCCATCGGCATTTTTTGTTATGATAAAAAAGGGAAAATAATCAATGCTAACCCGACCGCCTTAAAAATAGCAGGTATAGACGCCATAGATAATTTTAAAAAAGTTAATTTATTTGATAACCCTGATATAGCATCAAAAAAGTCCGAATTACTTGAAAAGGGATTAATTAAGTTCCAATCTCAATTGAATTATGATGATATAAAAAATAAAGGATTTTATGTTCCCACAAGATCAGGAACTGCTTTTATTGATTGGACTGTTTCTGTTACTGGTTCTAACTTTTTAGTTCAAATTCAAGATATTACTGAGCATGAAAAAGCTGAAAAAGAATTCAAAAAAGAACAAGAGCTTTTAAATGCCATAATTGATACCATTCCAGTAATGATTTCTATTTATGACCCTGAAATCGAAGTATTGAAAATAAATAAAGAAACTGAGAAGATCACGGGCTGGACTCAAGAAGATATGAATCATATTGATCTTATGACAGAATTATATCCTGATCCAGATTATCGTAGAGAAGTAGAAGAATACATGCAGTCCCTCACTCCAGGTTGGAAAGAACTAATTATGAATACAAAGGACGGCTCCAAAGTTGATTCATTATGGGCAAATGTCAATATTAGTGATGGGAGAAATGTAGGGATCGGATTAGATATTAGGGATCGTAAAAAATCGGAAGAAGATTTAAAAAGACACGCTGCGTTATTAGATATTTCATATGAAGCTATTTTTTCATGGAGTTTTGAAGAGGGGATATTATCCTGGAACCGGGGTGCTGAAAGGCTTTATGGATACAATAAAGAAGAATCAGTTGGTAAAATCAGCCATAACTTACTTAAAACTAAATTTCCTGTTGAATTTGGTGAATTTATTAAAAAACTCGCTGATGAAAAAATGTGGACAGGAGAACTAATCCACACAACAAAAGAAGGAAATGAAATTATTGTAGAAAGCAGACAGCAGTTAATTCAAGATGCTTCAGGTAAGAAAGTTGTTATTGAAACTAACCGTGACATTACTGGGCGTAAAAAATCTGAAAATAAAAACAAATATTTAATAAACGAATTACAAAAATTTACAGAAGAATTAGAGACTTCAAACGAAGAACTGCATGCTGCAGCAAAAGAACTTCATACCGCGAACGAAGAGCTTAAACAAAGCCAAAAACTGATGCAAGACACGATCAATGGGTATCCATCCATTATCTTTGTTAAAGACCTTGAAGGGCGGTTTATAAATATTAATAATAAATTAGAAGACTTACTTGGAGTTTCAAATGAGGAATTGATAGGTAAAACCGACTATGATCTCTTTCCTACAGAAGAAGCCGAATATTACAGGGCCCACGATAGAAAAGTGCTTGAGGAAGGCAGGGTAATAACTATTGAGGAAGAAACAGACCTAACAGACGGCCACCATATTTTCCTTGCAAATAAATTCCCAATATATGATATTGATGGCAATCCTTACGGTGTAGGCTCTATTTCCACAGATATTACAGAAATTAAAAAATATGAAATGCAAATTAACAGGCAAAATAAATTGTTAAACGGCATAAACAAAGTATTTCAGCAGTCTTTAATCTGTGAAACTGTTGAAGAAGTCGTGGAGAAGTGTCTTGAAGTTGCAGAAGAATTAACAGGCAGTGATTTCAGTTTCATAGGTGAAGTTAATGAAAATAGGCGTTTAGATGACCGTGCTGTAAGTCCTCCAGGATGGGATGCATGTACTGCAGATCCCAAAAAAGCAAGAAAATTACTAAGTAACATGGAAATTGTAAGTTACTGGGGGCGGACAGTAAAAGAAGGGAAAAGTCAAATCGTAAATGACCCCGATTCCGACCCGGATAAACGCGGCATCCCTGAAGGACATCCCCCAATTAAATCTTTTTTAGGAGTTCCACTGAAACAGGGAAATAAAACAATAGGGTTGATTGCTTTAGCGAACAAAGAAGGGGGCTACACTGAAGAAGATAAAGATAATATTGAAACTCTTTCTGTCGCTTTTGTTGAAGCTTTAAAACGAAAGCAAGCTGAAGTAGAATTAAAAGATACTTTAGAACATCTCGAAGAACAGGTTGAAGAATGTGCATTAAAATTAGAGGATGCTTATGAAACTTTAAAGGAAAAAGAGATAAAGTATCGTTCTTTATATGAAAACGCACCTGTAGGTATTTTTCATTCAACATTGGATGGAAAATATATTGATGTTAATCCTGAACTTGCAAAGCTTTTAGGCTATGATTCTCCCGAAGATTTAGTTTCAACCGCCAATAAATCGTCTATTGCAGATGTTATCTATGTCAACAAAGATTTAAGGCCAGGCTTTTTAGAATCTGCTTTGAAAGCAGATACCTGGTTTAAAACCGAAAATCTTTACAGGCGCAAAGATGGAGAAGTCATAATTGGAGACCTTTCTTTTAGAGGTTTCGGGAAAGATAAAGATGAAAATCCATTACTTGAAGGTTTCATGACTGATATTACAGATCGTAAGAGATCAGAAGAAAAATTAAAAGAAATTATATCTGAATTAGAACGTTCAAATAAAGAATTACAAAGTTTCGCTTATATTACCAGCCACGACCTGCAAGAACCGCTTAGAACCATTGCTAGTTATGCTCAACTAATTGAAAGACGTTACAAAGGTAAATTAGACTCTGATGCTGATGAATTCATTGAATTTATGGTTGACGGTTCAAGGAGAATGAAGCAGATGATTCAGGGCTTGCTTGATTATTCACGTGTCGGAACACTAGGGCATGAATTTACAGAATTCGATGCTGAAGATGCTTTAAATTATGCTTTAAGTAATTTAGGATCCGCAATCAGTGAAGTTGATGCTGAGATTACAGATGATGAACTTCCAGTAATTTTTGCAGATAAAGACCAGATAGTACGAATATTCCAGAATTTAATT